The Hymenobacter sp. DG25A nucleotide sequence TGTGGGTTGAAATTGTTATATAAAAATCAGTTTTTGAATGCTAAAATGTTTGGTAGCCTGACTTGTAATGCCGTGCACTTCGGTTGTGTAACAAAAGTAAAGTATTGCCTGGTGCCTGCTTTAAAAGGAAAGTCAGTAGCAGGTAACATGAATATTACATTTGTGATAGTGGGGGGTAAAGCTGAAGACTGCCTCGATGAGGAAGCGGTTTGCCGAGGCTTTCAACAGACCTATTTTTACCCATGGAAAGGGGACTTGTTGGAAAGAAGCGGGCTGCTTACCTTTGGCGCATGAAAAAATTCCGTCTGCTCCTGTTGTCCGCCGTCGGCGCTTCCCTGTTCCTGTCGTCCTGCACCCAGGCTCCCGACGCCGAAAAAGATCCTAATGCGGATGCCGCCTACAAGCGCAGCCACCGTGCTGAGCAGTATCGTGAGGCACAACGCAGCAACGTTAACTACTAACAACCTGTAGGAGCTGGCGTTTGACTGCGCTGTGGCGTAGTCACTCTACTTTCAGCGCTTCGTCCTTCCATTTCATAAAAAAACACACCGCCCCGCCAGACTTGATCTGGCGGGGCGGTGTGTTTTTTATGGGTTATACTTCCTGATAAGCCGTAACCAGGCTGGATGAAGCAGAAACGGGCGTTTGCGCAAGCTCCGGAATCTGAATGGAGGCCACCAACTCATCTTCCAGCAGTTGGACCCAGGTACGCAGATAAAGAACTACATCGTCGCGCTGGTTATGGCGCAGGGCGTTGCGCCGCTCCAGGGGTAGTGCAGAGGTGATACGAGGGTCCGAAAGCCGCTCCAGATGAGTTAGATCCTGGCGGGAAAAGCCCAGAGCCAGCATTTCATCAATAGTTTGGTCAATGGGGAGGCCACTGGTAGGACAATAGTCCGTAATCTGCTGCTCCCAGTCGCCGTGGCGCTGCATTGCGCGGGCATGGATTTCGCCTTTAGTAAGGCGCGTAATGGTTTGGGCCAGGTGCCCACAGTTGCAGCTGCCCATATGCCCCCACTGATAGGGTGCCTGGGATTGCAGGCGCTGGGCGGTGTTTCGCAGCGCCTCAATAACCGGAAGAGTGCTTTGTGCCATAAGCTGAAGAACTGATGCAGAGTGCGAGGGGACTTCTATGGTGGTAAAATGTAGGAGACAGCAAAATTGTTTCAGACTAACCAGAAAGAATGCCACCCACCTGATATGCAAAGAGCACAGCCAGCTGGCTGTGCTCTTTGCATATCAGTTTCCTATAAGAAAATGTTAGCGGGTACCGGCACCGCCGGAGCGGCTGCCTCCGCGGAAGGAGCGCCGGGGGCCACCAGCTCCGCCGCTTCCAGCACCACTACCAGCACGGCTGCCGGAACCACCGCTGCTGCTACCAGCCGAGTGCCCGGAAGGCCGTGAAGGGCGGGAAGAAGCATTAGAATCGGAATGTGAGCGGGAGGGACGTTCCTCCCGGGGCCCACGACCAGGGCGCGCCGGGCGACCAGCCGGGCCTTTCGGCTTTTTGATGGGGGCACCACCATGCAGTAGCACAGGGGCAACGGAGTTGCTGCTGTAGGGGTGCTTATCCACCACATCAATCTGCCGACGAATCAGCAGTTGAATATCCTGCAGATAAGCCCGCTCCTCATCTTCCACGAAGGAAAGCGCAATACCATTCGCCCCAGCCCGGCCGGTGCGGCCAATGCGGTGCACGTAGGTTTCGGGCTCGTTCGGTATTTCGTAGTTGATAACGTGGGTCAACTCATCCACATCAATGCCGCGGGCCGCAATGTCGGTAGCTACCAGCACGCGGGTAGAACCGGCTTTGAAGTTGGACAAAGCGCGCTGCCGATGGTTTTGCGACTTGTTACCGTGAATAGCTTCGGCGGGGATGCTGGCTTTGGCCAGGGTTTTCACCACCCGGTCGGCGCCGTGCTTAGTGCGCGTGAAGACCAGTACCCGGCGAATGGTTTTATCGCCCAGTAAATGCTCCAGCAAGGCCGGCTTATCATTCTTTTCTACCAGGTATACTGCCTGCGTAACCGTATCAGCAGTGCTGGAAACGGGTGTAACCGCCACTTTCACGGGGTTAGGGCGCAGAATGCTGTCGGCCAGCTGCTGAATCTGACTAGGCATGGTAGCCGAGAAAAACAGCGTTTGGCGGCTGGTAGGCAGCTTAGGCAGAATGCGCTTGATATCATGGATAAAGCCCATGTCCAGCATGCGGTCAGCTTCATCCAGCACAAATACTTCAATATGACGCAAATCAACGAAGCCCTGGCCCATCAGGTCGAGCAAACGACCGGGGGTGGCAATCAGGACTTCCACGCCGCGTTTCAGGGCATTGGTTTGGGGCAGTTGGCCCACGCCGCCAAAAATAACGGTGTGGCGCATTTTCAGGTGGCGGCCGTACGCCGCAAAGCTTTCACCAATCTGAATGGCCAGCTCGCGGGTGGGCGTAAGCACCAGGCAACGAATACGGGACTGGGAATGACGCTCTACCTGAGCCGTCTGGTGCAGCACCTGCAGGATAGGAACGGTAAAGGCGGCGGTTTTGCCGGTGCCGGTTTGAGCCACGCCCAGTAGGTCGCGGCCATCCAGCACGTGCGGTATAGCTTGCTGCTGAATAGGGGTAGGAGTAGTATACCCTTCTTCTTGCAAAGCGCGCAGAATAGGGTCAATCAGATTCAATTCGTCGAAAGACATCAACAGGAAATAAAGGAAGGAAATGGGTTGCGGCCCTCTGCAGGCAGAGCAGCAGCAGGTAATATCCGCAAAGGTCGGGTTTTTAACCCAGCTATAGCTACTTACAGCTATATTCAGGCCAACCTCACGGTAGCAGGCCTAGTATAGTGGGACACGGCAACGCCTTATTTGGTTCAACCCCTTCCTTCCCGCTATGCACATTACGCACCGCCAGCTCCTGCACAATGGTCATTATAAGCTAAGTCAGCTGATAGTTCAGGATGGTGTCAAAGAGTTGCGGCGGGAGCGGTTTGAGCCCGGCCAGGCAGTAGCAGCGCTGGTTTTTGACACCCATCGGCAGGAATATATTCTGGTGCGCCAATACCGGGTAGGGGCTGAAGATGAGGTGCTGGAAATTCCGGCCGGCGTGCTGGACCATGAGGGAGAAGCTCCGGACGAAGCCATGCGCCGCGAGATTATGGAAGAAATTGGCTACGAAGTAGATAAGCTGAATCTGATAGCTGGTTTTTACCCTTCGCCCGGAAATAGCGCCGAGTTTATCCATTTGTACTACGCCGAAGTAAGCCGCCAAACCGCTGCTGGTGGCGGGGCCGCTGCCGAAAACGAGAAAATAGAAATCATACGCCTGCCCTTGGACAAGCTGCTGCAGCAACCTATCCAGGACGGTAAAACCTGGATGGCTATTCAATGGGCCCAGCTTCATTCCGGCAATAGCCAAC carries:
- a CDS encoding NUDIX domain-containing protein, whose product is MHITHRQLLHNGHYKLSQLIVQDGVKELRRERFEPGQAVAALVFDTHRQEYILVRQYRVGAEDEVLEIPAGVLDHEGEAPDEAMRREIMEEIGYEVDKLNLIAGFYPSPGNSAEFIHLYYAEVSRQTAAGGGAAAENEKIEIIRLPLDKLLQQPIQDGKTWMAIQWAQLHSGNSQQV
- a CDS encoding DEAD/DEAH box helicase, which codes for MSFDELNLIDPILRALQEEGYTTPTPIQQQAIPHVLDGRDLLGVAQTGTGKTAAFTVPILQVLHQTAQVERHSQSRIRCLVLTPTRELAIQIGESFAAYGRHLKMRHTVIFGGVGQLPQTNALKRGVEVLIATPGRLLDLMGQGFVDLRHIEVFVLDEADRMLDMGFIHDIKRILPKLPTSRQTLFFSATMPSQIQQLADSILRPNPVKVAVTPVSSTADTVTQAVYLVEKNDKPALLEHLLGDKTIRRVLVFTRTKHGADRVVKTLAKASIPAEAIHGNKSQNHRQRALSNFKAGSTRVLVATDIAARGIDVDELTHVINYEIPNEPETYVHRIGRTGRAGANGIALSFVEDEERAYLQDIQLLIRRQIDVVDKHPYSSNSVAPVLLHGGAPIKKPKGPAGRPARPGRGPREERPSRSHSDSNASSRPSRPSGHSAGSSSGGSGSRAGSGAGSGGAGGPRRSFRGGSRSGGAGTR